The Synchiropus splendidus isolate RoL2022-P1 chromosome 1, RoL_Sspl_1.0, whole genome shotgun sequence genome includes a window with the following:
- the setdb2 gene encoding histone-lysine N-methyltransferase SETDB2 isoform X2, translated as MDFWSQRARSFWAGEDVDRVFSALLVSLEHLRTSLKSGEASDKELVQSLKLLDCLNWTTINPSTQQVVQVVVGSDLPENTGNHVRSTLLSHSAPHTPVPEEDISRTAPSADPAQLLSLLEYKPHTCTQSCIPSLPKMHQYPPPFWTQNPLKVPLLCGFLRVNAALMERGVEGSDNDADIRPSEKEESILYVSPCGKSLLNYDEVMRFLLDTSSYDIMQVDFFCFNAEVHLDSSITPVPRRPELDLSRGLEPTPVDLCMGPENARPPDFRYRKERWPHGCFLSHSSLFKACCDCTDGCSDAQLCACVAMTNGGNHYSHQRLRKPISTGIFECGPWCGCDRTRCQNRVVQRGIRVRLQVFQTERHGWGVRCLDDLDEGTFLCIYAGLMMRKIQVPTELPPPKLTRADLPSDDEVEVVTEWLAPPLLEGRCNVLDMAEPCSKPLHVPVIQGPTDTVSGLDSDVIETVVVGAPPSLLQVAGHEEVQTKKVAVVKGGVNGRRSLKRRQTSDNGYVLDASREGNVSRFFNHSCEPNMFTQSVFTDSHDPGFPIIAFFTSRVVKAGTELTWNYSVCPLLPTLDVPCCCNSNNCCGHFTIEEKHGGTFEGNASGVIKSL; from the exons ATGGATTTCTGGTCGC agcGAGCTCGGAGCTTTTGGGCCGGAGAAGACGTGGATCGTGTTTTCAGCGCTCTTCTCGTCTCCCTGGAGCATCTCAGGACCTCGCTGAAAAGCGGCGAAGCATCAGACAAAG AACTGGTCCAGAGTCTAAAGTTACTTGATTGTCTGAACTGGACCACCATCAACCCCTCAACACAGCAGGTTGTTCAGGTCGTGGTTGGGTCAG ATCTACCTGAAAATACAGGCAACCATGTTCGTTCCACATTGCTCTCTCATTCTGCACCTCATACTCCTGTACCAGAAGAAGACATTAGCAGGACAGCTCCATCCGCTGATCCAGCTCAACTGCTGTCTCTGCTGGAGTACAAACCTCATACCTGCACCCAG AGTTGCATACCATCCTTACCCAAAATGCACCAATACCCTCCACCATTCTGGACCCAGAACCCCCTAAAGGTCCCGCTACTCTGTGGCTTTCTGAGAGTAAATGCAGCACTGATGGAAAGGGGGGTTGAAGGTAGCGACAACGACGCTGACATTAGGCCTTCAGAAAAAGAGGAGTCCATTCTTTATGTTTCGCCATGTGGGAAAAGCTTGTTGAACTACGATGAAGTAATGAGATTCCTGCTGGACACAAGCAGCTATGACATCATGCAG GTGGATTTCTTCTGCTTTAATGCAGAAGTACATCTGGATTCTTCAATTACACCGGTACCTCGACGGCCAGAGTTGGACCTTAGTCGTGGCTTGGAGCCTACACCAGTGGATCTCTGTATGGGTCCAGAAAATGCCAGACCCCCGGACTTCCGCTACAGGAAGGAGCGCTGGCCCCATGGCTGCTTTCTGAGCCACAGCTCTCTCTTTAAAGCATGCTGTGACTGCACGGATGGCTGTAGTGATGCCCAACTTTGTGCCTGCGTTGCCATGACCAATGGAGGCAACCACTACTCCCACCAGAGACTGAGAAAGCCAATCTCAACAGG CATATTTGAGTGTGGCCCATGGTGTGGCTGTGATCGTACCCGCTGTCAGAATAGGGTCGTCCAAAGAGGTATCAGGGTTCGACTCCAGGTCTTTCAGACAGAACGGCATGGTTGGGGAGTGCGTTGTCTTGATGACCTGGATGAGGGGACGTTTTTGTGCATCTATGCTG gtctgatgatgaggaagatccAGGTGCCTACTGAGTTGCCACCACCCAAACTGACAAGGGCAGACCTTCCATCAGATGATGAAGTGGAGGTTGTGACTGAGTGGTTGGCTCCACCTCTGCTTGAGGGAAGATGCAATGTTTTGGACATGGCAGAGCCCTGCTCAAAGCCACTGCATGTTCCTGTAATCCAAGGACCAACTGACACCGTTTCAGGCCTGGACTCTGATGTG ATCGAGACTGTGGTGGTGGGAGCTCCACCGTCTTTGTTACAAGTGGCAGGGCATGAGGAGGTGCAAACAAAGAAGGTCGCCGTGGTTAAGGGAGGAGTGAATGGTAGGAGAAGCTTGAAGAGGCGTCAAACTAGTGACAACGGATATGTTCTCGATGCGAGCAGGGAGGGGAACGTGAGCAGGTTCTTCAAT CACAGCTGTGAGCCCAACATGTTTACTCAGAGTGTCTTCACTGACTCTCATGACCCTGGCTTCCCCATCATTGCCTTCTTCACCAGCAG GGTGGTGAAGGCTGGAACTGAGCTTACCTGGAACTATTCCGTCTGCCCTTTGCTTCCTACGCTGGATGTGCCATGCTGTTGCAACAGCAACAATTGCTGTGGACATTTCACCATTGAGGAGAAGCATGGGGGAACATTTGAAGGGAATGCGTCTGGTGTTATTAAGAGTTTGTAA
- the setdb2 gene encoding histone-lysine N-methyltransferase SETDB2 isoform X1: MEEGRLNAEAVERARSFWAGEDVDRVFSALLVSLEHLRTSLKSGEASDKELVQSLKLLDCLNWTTINPSTQQVVQVVVGSDLPENTGNHVRSTLLSHSAPHTPVPEEDISRTAPSADPAQLLSLLEYKPHTCTQSCIPSLPKMHQYPPPFWTQNPLKVPLLCGFLRVNAALMERGVEGSDNDADIRPSEKEESILYVSPCGKSLLNYDEVMRFLLDTSSYDIMQVDFFCFNAEVHLDSSITPVPRRPELDLSRGLEPTPVDLCMGPENARPPDFRYRKERWPHGCFLSHSSLFKACCDCTDGCSDAQLCACVAMTNGGNHYSHQRLRKPISTGIFECGPWCGCDRTRCQNRVVQRGIRVRLQVFQTERHGWGVRCLDDLDEGTFLCIYAGLMMRKIQVPTELPPPKLTRADLPSDDEVEVVTEWLAPPLLEGRCNVLDMAEPCSKPLHVPVIQGPTDTVSGLDSDVIETVVVGAPPSLLQVAGHEEVQTKKVAVVKGGVNGRRSLKRRQTSDNGYVLDASREGNVSRFFNHSCEPNMFTQSVFTDSHDPGFPIIAFFTSRVVKAGTELTWNYSVCPLLPTLDVPCCCNSNNCCGHFTIEEKHGGTFEGNASGVIKSL, encoded by the exons ATGGAGGAAGGTCGTTTGAATGCTGAAGCTGTCG agcGAGCTCGGAGCTTTTGGGCCGGAGAAGACGTGGATCGTGTTTTCAGCGCTCTTCTCGTCTCCCTGGAGCATCTCAGGACCTCGCTGAAAAGCGGCGAAGCATCAGACAAAG AACTGGTCCAGAGTCTAAAGTTACTTGATTGTCTGAACTGGACCACCATCAACCCCTCAACACAGCAGGTTGTTCAGGTCGTGGTTGGGTCAG ATCTACCTGAAAATACAGGCAACCATGTTCGTTCCACATTGCTCTCTCATTCTGCACCTCATACTCCTGTACCAGAAGAAGACATTAGCAGGACAGCTCCATCCGCTGATCCAGCTCAACTGCTGTCTCTGCTGGAGTACAAACCTCATACCTGCACCCAG AGTTGCATACCATCCTTACCCAAAATGCACCAATACCCTCCACCATTCTGGACCCAGAACCCCCTAAAGGTCCCGCTACTCTGTGGCTTTCTGAGAGTAAATGCAGCACTGATGGAAAGGGGGGTTGAAGGTAGCGACAACGACGCTGACATTAGGCCTTCAGAAAAAGAGGAGTCCATTCTTTATGTTTCGCCATGTGGGAAAAGCTTGTTGAACTACGATGAAGTAATGAGATTCCTGCTGGACACAAGCAGCTATGACATCATGCAG GTGGATTTCTTCTGCTTTAATGCAGAAGTACATCTGGATTCTTCAATTACACCGGTACCTCGACGGCCAGAGTTGGACCTTAGTCGTGGCTTGGAGCCTACACCAGTGGATCTCTGTATGGGTCCAGAAAATGCCAGACCCCCGGACTTCCGCTACAGGAAGGAGCGCTGGCCCCATGGCTGCTTTCTGAGCCACAGCTCTCTCTTTAAAGCATGCTGTGACTGCACGGATGGCTGTAGTGATGCCCAACTTTGTGCCTGCGTTGCCATGACCAATGGAGGCAACCACTACTCCCACCAGAGACTGAGAAAGCCAATCTCAACAGG CATATTTGAGTGTGGCCCATGGTGTGGCTGTGATCGTACCCGCTGTCAGAATAGGGTCGTCCAAAGAGGTATCAGGGTTCGACTCCAGGTCTTTCAGACAGAACGGCATGGTTGGGGAGTGCGTTGTCTTGATGACCTGGATGAGGGGACGTTTTTGTGCATCTATGCTG gtctgatgatgaggaagatccAGGTGCCTACTGAGTTGCCACCACCCAAACTGACAAGGGCAGACCTTCCATCAGATGATGAAGTGGAGGTTGTGACTGAGTGGTTGGCTCCACCTCTGCTTGAGGGAAGATGCAATGTTTTGGACATGGCAGAGCCCTGCTCAAAGCCACTGCATGTTCCTGTAATCCAAGGACCAACTGACACCGTTTCAGGCCTGGACTCTGATGTG ATCGAGACTGTGGTGGTGGGAGCTCCACCGTCTTTGTTACAAGTGGCAGGGCATGAGGAGGTGCAAACAAAGAAGGTCGCCGTGGTTAAGGGAGGAGTGAATGGTAGGAGAAGCTTGAAGAGGCGTCAAACTAGTGACAACGGATATGTTCTCGATGCGAGCAGGGAGGGGAACGTGAGCAGGTTCTTCAAT CACAGCTGTGAGCCCAACATGTTTACTCAGAGTGTCTTCACTGACTCTCATGACCCTGGCTTCCCCATCATTGCCTTCTTCACCAGCAG GGTGGTGAAGGCTGGAACTGAGCTTACCTGGAACTATTCCGTCTGCCCTTTGCTTCCTACGCTGGATGTGCCATGCTGTTGCAACAGCAACAATTGCTGTGGACATTTCACCATTGAGGAGAAGCATGGGGGAACATTTGAAGGGAATGCGTCTGGTGTTATTAAGAGTTTGTAA
- the creg1 gene encoding protein CREG1 → MRVSQVFVLVLGTTMFGSSFGLHVPPHDQVARVARYIAHQVDWGSLATISSRPPVVGQPFSNVFSISDGPPGTSSGVPYMYLTRMEISVQDLKVNPQASLSVSLAQTDYCRQQGYDPQSPLCCHIIFSGSVLEINGTEADFAKKALFTRHPEMIDWPSDHNWFFSKFNITQVWVLDYFGGVKMVSPVEYFQATPFRKHH, encoded by the exons ATGCGTGTCTCCCAGGTGTTTGTGTTGGTCCTCGGGACCACAATGTTTGGATCGTCCTTTGGTCTTCACGTGCCCCCACACGACCAGGTAGCCCGGGTCGCGCGCTATATCGCCCATCAGGTGGACTGGGGCTCCTTGGCCACCATATCTAGCCGCCCACCGGTGGTCGGTCAACCGTTCTCCAACGTCTTTTCGATCAGTGACGGACCACCCGGCACTAGTTCCGGGGTGCCCTACATGTACCTGACCCGAATGGAGATCTCCGTCCAGGACCTGAAG GTGAACCCACAGGCCTCGCTCTCCGTGTCTCTGGCTCAGACTGACTATTGTCGCCAGCAAGGCTATGACCCTCAGAGCCCCTTGTGCTGTCACATTATATTTTCTGGATCTGTCTTGGAG ATCAATGGGACTGAGGCAGATTTTGCCAAGAAGGCTTTGTTCACCCGGCATCCTGAGATGATTGATTGGCCTTCTGACCATAACTGGTTCTTCAGCAAGTTCAACATCACCCAG GTTTGGGTGCTGGATTATTTTGGTGGCGTGAAGATGGTGAGTCCAGTAGAGTACTTTCAAGCAACTCCATTCAGGAAGCATCACTGA